In one window of Leptospira sp. GIMC2001 DNA:
- a CDS encoding ankyrin repeat domain-containing protein, which translates to MLASLVSSINRLKINSRIRELVSSIENHNYNKFQTLLVRLLNESDFLESSHTLLKIAATEQNDLVFLETLLSSGLNPNQSDEDGIYPLHFAVESGNINAVKLLIWKGADPNCADNRGITPIHIANSYDGLGDISDFLLSAGADPNLRDNLGKRYLM; encoded by the coding sequence ATGTTAGCAAGCTTAGTTTCTTCAATCAATCGTTTAAAGATAAATAGTCGAATAAGGGAATTAGTTTCTTCCATTGAGAATCATAACTATAATAAATTCCAAACTCTTCTAGTCAGATTATTAAACGAATCTGATTTTCTAGAATCAAGTCATACTTTACTTAAGATTGCTGCAACCGAACAAAATGACCTAGTTTTTCTTGAGACGCTGCTTTCTAGCGGACTCAATCCAAACCAAAGTGATGAAGATGGAATTTATCCTCTGCATTTTGCTGTTGAATCTGGCAATATCAATGCAGTTAAGCTACTAATCTGGAAAGGTGCAGATCCGAACTGCGCCGATAATAGAGGAATAACTCCAATTCATATTGCGAATAGTTATGACGGACTTGGAGATATTTCGGATTTTCTGTTAAGTGCAGGCGCTGATCCCAATCTTCGTGATAATCTTGGCAAAAGATATTTGATGTAG